A single Natrinema pellirubrum DSM 15624 DNA region contains:
- the yqeC gene encoding selenium cofactor biosynthesis protein YqeC, with translation MDPLEALRAESGLVAVVGAGGKKTTLYALAARAARDRSLRAAVTATVRIPIFDRRVERVVITDDPAAALERAESWPIGVVPEREGEDRYVGYEPAVVDDLAATDAADLLLVKADGARTREFKAPNDREPQLPASVDTVVPIASVRAVGEPLAAATVHRPERVAAITGLDRGDAIRPVDVARVLASDRGGLKGVPEGTTVVPLLNKVDGPELRETATAIGRELLERAPAVSQVVLARMIDDEPIVDVLER, from the coding sequence ATGGACCCCCTCGAGGCGCTCCGGGCCGAGTCCGGCCTCGTCGCGGTCGTCGGCGCGGGCGGGAAGAAGACGACGCTGTACGCGCTGGCGGCCCGAGCCGCCCGCGATCGGTCGCTTCGAGCGGCCGTGACCGCGACGGTTCGGATCCCAATCTTCGACCGCCGCGTCGAGCGCGTCGTCATCACGGACGACCCCGCGGCGGCGCTCGAGCGCGCCGAATCGTGGCCGATCGGGGTCGTCCCCGAACGGGAGGGCGAGGACCGCTACGTGGGCTACGAACCGGCGGTCGTCGACGACCTCGCGGCGACCGACGCCGCGGACCTGCTCCTCGTCAAGGCCGACGGCGCGCGGACCCGGGAGTTCAAGGCTCCGAACGACCGCGAGCCCCAACTCCCCGCGAGCGTCGATACCGTGGTCCCGATCGCGAGCGTCCGGGCGGTCGGGGAGCCGCTCGCGGCCGCGACGGTCCACCGACCCGAGCGAGTAGCGGCGATCACCGGTCTCGATCGCGGCGACGCGATCCGCCCCGTCGACGTGGCCCGGGTCCTCGCGAGCGACCGCGGCGGACTGAAAGGCGTCCCCGAGGGTACGACGGTCGTCCCGCTGCTCAACAAGGTCGACGGGCCCGAACTGCGCGAGACCGCCACGGCGATCGGCCGGGAGCTGCTCGAGCGAGCGCCGGCCGTCTCCCAGGTCGTGTTGGCCCGGATGATCGACGACGAACCGATCGTCGACGTCCTCGAGCGGTGA
- a CDS encoding DUF2249 domain-containing protein has product MEDPLDVRDQPRAERRDSVFDRLDRAEAGETVAITAETDVRPSVAQYRIERETALEWTLETDGPDAWEVHVTKRAESAAEAPEFDVREIPPKRRHEVLTDTFDRLEPGQGFVLVNDHDPEPLYHELRSTHGDVVGWEYASRDAGEWRVEIAKTDESDAATDDDVAATFDVREIPKPERHPTIHHRYGNLEAGDAMEIVAPHEPKPLHQEFQQQYGDAFEWAVMDRSPGEVRVRITKGSGGADGADEAGGDLAVTTELDVRDRPPAERHELIFESYADLEAGEGFVLVNDHDPKPLYHQFEAEAGPEFHWEYRLKDPGEFRVLIGKTDAGSGSVSTAANSDAATADDGPQAPF; this is encoded by the coding sequence ATGGAAGACCCTCTCGACGTCCGCGACCAGCCGCGAGCCGAGCGACGGGATAGCGTGTTCGACCGCCTCGATCGAGCGGAGGCCGGCGAGACAGTGGCGATCACCGCCGAGACGGACGTCCGCCCGAGCGTCGCCCAGTACCGCATCGAACGGGAGACGGCCCTCGAGTGGACGCTCGAAACGGACGGTCCCGACGCGTGGGAAGTCCACGTGACGAAACGGGCCGAATCGGCGGCGGAGGCCCCCGAGTTCGATGTGCGGGAGATCCCGCCCAAGCGCCGCCACGAAGTCCTGACCGACACGTTCGACCGTCTCGAGCCGGGCCAGGGGTTCGTGCTGGTCAACGACCACGATCCGGAGCCGCTGTATCACGAACTGCGATCGACTCACGGCGACGTCGTCGGTTGGGAGTACGCGAGCCGCGACGCCGGCGAGTGGCGCGTCGAAATCGCAAAGACGGACGAGAGCGACGCCGCAACCGACGACGACGTAGCCGCGACCTTCGACGTTCGCGAGATCCCGAAGCCGGAGCGCCATCCGACGATCCACCATCGGTACGGCAACCTCGAGGCTGGCGACGCGATGGAAATCGTTGCCCCCCACGAACCCAAACCGCTCCACCAGGAGTTCCAACAACAGTACGGCGACGCGTTCGAGTGGGCGGTGATGGATCGATCACCCGGCGAGGTTCGGGTCCGGATCACCAAGGGATCGGGCGGGGCCGACGGGGCCGACGAAGCTGGAGGCGACCTCGCGGTGACGACCGAACTGGACGTCCGCGATCGGCCGCCCGCCGAGCGTCACGAACTGATCTTCGAGTCCTACGCCGACCTCGAGGCCGGCGAGGGGTTCGTATTGGTCAACGACCACGACCCGAAGCCGCTGTACCACCAGTTCGAGGCCGAGGCCGGCCCCGAGTTCCACTGGGAATATCGGTTGAAAGACCCCGGCGAGTTCCGCGTACTGATCGGGAAGACCGACGCCGGCAGCGGGTCGGTATCGACGGCAGCCAACTCCGACGCCGCCACGGCGGACGACGGCCCACAGGCCCCGTTCTGA
- a CDS encoding 7-carboxy-7-deazaguanine synthase QueE: protein MPVSDSIDLDSDANTAGEETPDGLPINELFHSLQGEGTLAGVPSTFVRTSGCNLRCWFCDSYHTSWESTHAWLGREEILAEIEARDADHVVLTGGEPLLHDESVALLEALDERGYHTTVETNGTIYRDAPIDLASISPKLASSTPTPERTPEDAPAGEWEERHERDRIDMDALTRLVEEYEFQLKFVVTDGDDMPEILELLGDLRDAAAVPIPDDDVLLMPEGATRERLAETRTRVADLAMEYGFRYTPRLHVDLWNDAPET from the coding sequence ATGCCGGTTTCCGACTCCATCGACCTCGATTCGGACGCGAACACCGCGGGCGAGGAGACGCCGGACGGACTGCCGATCAACGAACTGTTTCACTCCCTCCAGGGGGAGGGCACCCTCGCCGGCGTCCCGTCGACGTTCGTCCGCACGAGCGGCTGTAACCTCCGCTGTTGGTTCTGTGACTCCTATCACACCTCCTGGGAGTCCACCCACGCGTGGCTCGGTCGTGAGGAGATCCTCGCCGAGATCGAAGCCCGTGACGCCGACCACGTCGTCCTGACCGGCGGCGAACCGCTGCTCCACGACGAGAGCGTCGCCTTGCTCGAGGCCCTCGACGAGCGGGGGTATCACACCACCGTCGAGACAAACGGGACGATCTACCGGGACGCGCCGATCGATCTCGCCTCGATCAGCCCGAAACTCGCGAGCAGCACGCCGACGCCGGAACGCACACCGGAGGACGCCCCCGCCGGCGAGTGGGAGGAACGTCACGAACGCGATCGGATCGACATGGACGCGCTGACCCGGCTGGTCGAGGAGTACGAGTTTCAACTCAAGTTCGTCGTGACCGACGGCGACGATATGCCGGAGATCCTCGAGTTGCTCGGCGACCTCCGCGACGCCGCCGCGGTCCCGATCCCCGACGACGACGTCCTCCTGATGCCCGAGGGCGCGACCCGCGAGCGCCTCGCGGAGACCCGAACCCGGGTCGCCGACCTCGCGATGGAGTACGGCTTCCGGTATACGCCGCGCCTGCACGTCGACCTCTGGAACGACGCCCCCGAGACGTAA
- the fdhF gene encoding formate dehydrogenase subunit alpha — translation MSSDQQEPVKTICPYCGVGCGIKVQPGEEPGDVRFMPWGEAPVNEGRICIKGGAATEVVDHEDRLTEPRIKEDGEFREATWEEAYDYIVDELERIREAYGPDAMGFFGSSKVMNEENYLLQKLARRYGTNNVDNCTRMCHASTVWALRTSLGAGAMTNSMRDLREEADVFWIQGANPGEQHPIANSQYFRQAVLEGATVIQVDPHANKTTRSFGIDDTERHQHLQLNPGTDIPLLNIVLKTILEHHEEHPEDGWIDEEFVEERTEGFEDLKETLEDFDKDAAAEECGVPLEAIERAAEQYATADNAAIFTGMGMSQHACGVDNVQNEINLALITGNLGRPGTGVNPLRGQNNVQGTCDVGAMPNVLPGYQLVDDDEARESVEDVWGFEIPDEPGLTNVEISYEAGDSIKGLYVMGENPVMSEPDANAVAERLADLEFTVVQDIFHTETADYADVILPATTWAERGGTVTNTDRRVQRMRGVGKVHENTRHDREILTEIGTRLFDEGFDFDDPEAIFEELRQVCPSYHGMTYDLLGEEGLHWPCYEPGDEGDPFLYEDVFETESGLGHIEGVEHTPPAETPDDEYPLILTTARLEEHYNTGTMSTRSPTLNKQTPENFVDVHPADAERYGIEDGEYVRLHSRRGEITLEARVTDDTKEGVVWTTPHFAAASANKLTNHVLDERAKIPEYKAAAAEIDVEVEPIGETADPTAED, via the coding sequence ATGTCCAGCGATCAACAGGAGCCAGTCAAAACGATCTGTCCGTACTGCGGGGTCGGCTGCGGGATCAAAGTCCAGCCGGGCGAAGAGCCCGGCGACGTCCGGTTCATGCCGTGGGGCGAGGCCCCGGTCAACGAGGGCCGGATCTGTATCAAGGGCGGCGCGGCGACGGAGGTGGTCGACCACGAGGACCGACTCACCGAGCCACGGATCAAGGAGGACGGCGAGTTCCGCGAGGCCACGTGGGAGGAAGCCTACGACTACATCGTCGACGAACTCGAGCGGATCCGTGAGGCGTACGGCCCGGACGCGATGGGCTTTTTCGGCTCTTCGAAGGTGATGAACGAGGAGAACTACCTCCTCCAGAAGCTGGCCCGCCGGTACGGCACCAACAACGTCGACAACTGCACGCGGATGTGCCACGCCTCGACGGTCTGGGCGCTGCGGACGAGCCTCGGCGCGGGGGCGATGACCAACAGCATGCGCGACCTCCGCGAGGAAGCCGACGTGTTCTGGATTCAGGGAGCTAATCCGGGCGAGCAACACCCCATCGCCAACAGTCAGTACTTCCGGCAGGCGGTGCTGGAGGGCGCGACGGTCATCCAAGTCGACCCCCACGCGAACAAGACGACGCGGTCGTTCGGGATCGACGACACGGAGCGCCACCAGCACCTCCAGTTGAATCCCGGGACCGACATCCCGCTGCTCAATATCGTCCTGAAGACGATCCTCGAGCATCACGAGGAACACCCCGAGGACGGCTGGATCGACGAGGAGTTCGTCGAGGAACGCACCGAAGGGTTCGAGGACCTGAAAGAGACGCTCGAGGACTTCGACAAAGACGCCGCGGCCGAGGAATGTGGCGTCCCGCTCGAGGCGATCGAACGCGCCGCGGAGCAGTACGCGACGGCCGACAACGCGGCCATCTTTACCGGGATGGGGATGAGCCAGCACGCCTGCGGCGTCGACAACGTCCAAAACGAGATCAACCTCGCGCTGATCACGGGCAACCTCGGCCGGCCCGGCACCGGCGTCAACCCGCTGCGGGGCCAGAACAACGTTCAGGGAACCTGTGACGTCGGCGCGATGCCGAACGTCCTCCCGGGCTATCAGCTGGTCGACGACGACGAGGCCCGAGAATCGGTCGAGGACGTCTGGGGGTTCGAGATCCCCGACGAACCCGGCCTGACGAACGTCGAGATTTCCTACGAGGCGGGTGACTCGATCAAGGGTCTCTACGTCATGGGCGAGAACCCCGTGATGAGCGAACCCGACGCCAATGCGGTCGCCGAGCGGTTGGCGGACCTCGAGTTCACCGTCGTCCAGGACATCTTTCACACCGAGACGGCGGACTACGCCGACGTGATCCTCCCGGCGACGACGTGGGCGGAACGGGGCGGCACCGTCACCAACACCGACCGACGCGTCCAGCGGATGCGCGGTGTGGGAAAAGTCCACGAGAACACGAGACACGACCGGGAGATCCTGACCGAGATCGGGACGCGGCTGTTCGACGAGGGCTTTGACTTCGACGATCCCGAGGCGATCTTCGAGGAACTCCGGCAGGTCTGTCCCAGCTACCACGGGATGACCTACGACCTGCTCGGCGAGGAGGGACTGCACTGGCCCTGTTACGAGCCCGGCGACGAGGGCGACCCGTTCCTCTACGAGGACGTGTTCGAGACCGAGAGCGGCCTGGGCCACATCGAGGGGGTCGAACACACCCCACCCGCGGAGACCCCAGACGACGAGTACCCGCTGATACTGACGACCGCGCGCCTCGAGGAACACTACAACACCGGGACGATGAGTACCCGCTCGCCAACGCTGAACAAGCAAACCCCGGAGAATTTCGTCGACGTCCATCCGGCTGACGCCGAGCGCTACGGCATCGAGGACGGCGAGTACGTCCGGTTGCACTCGCGGCGGGGCGAGATCACGCTCGAGGCCCGCGTTACCGACGACACCAAGGAGGGGGTCGTCTGGACGACGCCGCATTTCGCCGCCGCGTCGGCGAACAAGCTGACGAACCACGTCCTCGACGAGCGCGCGAAGATCCCCGAGTACAAGGCCGCCGCCGCGGAGATCGATGTCGAGGTCGAACCGATCGGCGAGACCGCGGATCCGACGGCCGAAGACTGA
- a CDS encoding sulfurtransferase TusA family protein, with amino-acid sequence MTDAAVPTELPDVDPDRTVDNRGRGCANGIAAVQRALEDLPDGAVLEIRSTDKRSKQEYPQLAAQTSHELLGIESERTGLLTTVYTTYLRVREG; translated from the coding sequence ATGACTGACGCGGCCGTCCCGACGGAGCTGCCCGATGTCGACCCCGACCGGACCGTCGACAACCGCGGCCGGGGCTGTGCCAACGGCATCGCCGCCGTCCAGCGAGCGCTCGAGGACCTGCCCGACGGGGCCGTCCTCGAGATCCGGAGTACGGACAAACGGTCGAAACAGGAGTATCCGCAGCTGGCGGCACAGACCTCCCACGAACTGCTCGGCATCGAGAGCGAGCGAACCGGCCTGCTGACGACGGTGTACACGACGTATCTCCGCGTTCGCGAAGGGTGA
- the queC gene encoding 7-cyano-7-deazaguanine synthase QueC, with product MTDDTHTTTDEPSEKRAVVLLSGGMDSATAAAVARDRGYEIYALHTSYGQRTEDRELECARRLAEEFDAADFLRLETDHLAAIGASSLTDEEMAVEDADMESDEIPTSYVPFRNANLLAMAVSYAEANDCGAVFIGAHSEDFSGYPDCRPAFFEAFEDVVDVGTKPETEISIEAPFVEWSKTDIAERGVELEVPYEHTWSCYRENEPACGTCDACAFRLQAFQNIGVRDPIEYAERPSYTDE from the coding sequence ATGACCGACGATACCCACACCACGACCGACGAACCGTCCGAAAAACGCGCCGTCGTCCTCCTCTCGGGGGGGATGGACAGCGCCACCGCCGCCGCCGTCGCCCGCGATCGGGGCTACGAGATCTACGCCCTGCATACCTCCTACGGCCAGCGCACTGAAGATCGGGAACTCGAGTGTGCCCGCCGGCTGGCTGAGGAGTTCGATGCGGCCGACTTCCTGCGGCTCGAGACCGACCACCTCGCGGCGATCGGGGCCTCGAGCCTGACCGACGAGGAGATGGCCGTCGAAGACGCGGACATGGAGAGCGACGAGATCCCCACCTCTTACGTCCCGTTCCGGAACGCCAACCTGCTCGCGATGGCCGTCTCCTACGCCGAGGCCAACGACTGCGGCGCGGTCTTCATCGGGGCCCACAGCGAGGACTTCTCCGGGTATCCGGACTGCCGACCCGCCTTCTTCGAGGCCTTCGAGGACGTGGTCGACGTCGGGACCAAGCCCGAGACCGAGATTTCGATCGAGGCACCGTTCGTCGAGTGGTCCAAGACCGACATCGCCGAACGGGGCGTCGAACTCGAGGTCCCCTACGAACACACCTGGAGCTGTTACCGGGAGAACGAACCCGCCTGCGGCACCTGCGACGCCTGTGCGTTCCGGCTGCAGGCGTTCCAGAACATCGGCGTTCGCGACCCGATCGAGTACGCCGAACGGCCGTCCTACACCGACGAGTAG
- a CDS encoding molybdenum cofactor guanylyltransferase, translating to MTLESDRSAVVLAGGGSTRFGDADKAVADLAGTPMVRRVVDRLEPVVDEVVVNCREAQVPALEDALAGGPDPSFAVDPVPDRGPMAGIMTGLQEATGEYAAVVACDMPFVDPALIAHLFERAAGRDAAVPRVDDQWFQTTQAVYRADPMIAACERALERGDRRVVEPLSDLDYVVCEDDDVREYASLETFENLNTREEFEAAAERLAADS from the coding sequence ATGACCCTCGAGTCCGACCGGTCAGCCGTCGTCCTCGCGGGCGGGGGTTCGACCCGCTTCGGCGACGCGGACAAGGCCGTCGCCGACCTCGCCGGGACGCCGATGGTCCGCCGGGTCGTCGACCGTCTCGAGCCGGTCGTCGACGAGGTCGTCGTCAACTGCCGCGAGGCACAGGTGCCGGCGCTCGAGGACGCACTCGCGGGCGGCCCCGACCCCTCGTTCGCCGTCGACCCGGTCCCGGACCGCGGACCGATGGCGGGCATCATGACCGGCCTTCAGGAAGCGACTGGGGAGTACGCCGCCGTCGTCGCCTGCGACATGCCCTTCGTCGACCCGGCGCTGATCGCCCACCTCTTCGAGCGGGCCGCCGGCCGCGACGCCGCGGTGCCACGCGTCGACGACCAGTGGTTCCAGACTACGCAGGCCGTCTACCGAGCCGATCCGATGATCGCCGCCTGCGAACGTGCCTTGGAGCGGGGCGACCGCCGGGTCGTCGAACCGCTGTCGGACCTCGACTACGTCGTCTGCGAGGACGACGACGTCCGCGAGTACGCGTCGCTCGAGACCTTCGAGAACCTCAATACCCGCGAGGAGTTCGAGGCGGCGGCCGAGCGGCTCGCGGCCGACTCGTGA
- a CDS encoding iron-containing alcohol dehydrogenase family protein, protein MTPFDASGRDPAFRFDYQPPTIRFGTGCVDDLAAELEAQGLERALVVCGSTVGSTPDVIDPVREGLGDRLADVFDETTPEKRLATAVEGRERLRAADADTLVALGGGSSLDVATVISVLAAGDRTHEDVAAEFAETGTIAVPDEGLTPILTIPTTLAGADLSMVAGVTAAPDSSPVDEEIAGGISDSDLMPAAAVYDPELVATTPDAILAGSAMNGFDKGIETLYASNATPITDATARSGLETLAAGLRAFGDGDRGIETVETILEGIVLVQYGISRPGETTASIVHAFGHALTRTDAVQQGAAHGVVVPHVLAYCFEQSGVDARAGMLATALGVDDAADHEAAVVEAVSEIRDALELPARLRDVDGPDPEEFTTVAEAVLADPFMANAPPGLEPTVDEIEGVLEAAW, encoded by the coding sequence ATGACACCGTTCGACGCGAGCGGCCGCGACCCAGCGTTCCGATTCGACTACCAGCCCCCGACGATCCGGTTCGGGACCGGCTGCGTCGACGATCTCGCGGCCGAACTCGAGGCGCAGGGTCTCGAGCGGGCGCTGGTCGTCTGTGGCTCGACGGTCGGGAGTACCCCCGACGTCATCGATCCGGTCAGGGAGGGACTCGGCGATCGACTGGCCGATGTCTTCGACGAGACGACGCCGGAAAAGCGGCTCGCGACGGCCGTCGAAGGTCGGGAACGCCTGCGTGCGGCGGACGCTGACACGCTCGTTGCACTCGGTGGCGGCAGCAGTCTCGACGTCGCGACGGTAATCAGCGTCCTCGCGGCGGGCGATCGCACCCACGAGGACGTCGCCGCCGAGTTCGCCGAGACGGGGACGATCGCGGTGCCCGACGAGGGACTGACGCCGATTCTCACGATTCCGACGACGCTCGCCGGAGCCGATCTCTCGATGGTCGCGGGCGTCACCGCCGCGCCCGACTCGAGTCCGGTCGACGAGGAAATCGCCGGCGGGATCTCCGACTCCGACCTGATGCCCGCGGCCGCGGTCTACGACCCGGAACTGGTCGCGACCACGCCGGACGCGATCCTGGCCGGCTCGGCGATGAACGGCTTCGACAAGGGGATCGAGACGCTCTACGCGAGCAACGCCACGCCGATCACCGACGCGACGGCGAGATCCGGCCTCGAGACGCTCGCGGCCGGCCTCCGGGCGTTCGGCGACGGCGACCGCGGGATCGAGACGGTCGAGACGATCCTCGAGGGGATCGTCCTCGTCCAGTACGGCATCTCCCGGCCCGGCGAGACGACGGCCTCGATCGTTCACGCCTTCGGCCACGCTCTCACGCGGACGGACGCCGTCCAACAGGGCGCGGCCCACGGTGTGGTCGTCCCGCACGTCCTCGCGTACTGCTTCGAGCAGTCGGGAGTCGACGCACGCGCCGGCATGCTCGCGACCGCGCTCGGCGTCGATGACGCGGCCGATCACGAGGCCGCGGTCGTCGAGGCTGTCTCCGAGATTCGGGACGCGCTCGAGCTGCCCGCGCGGCTCCGGGACGTCGACGGCCCCGACCCCGAGGAGTTCACGACGGTCGCCGAGGCGGTTCTCGCGGACCCGTTCATGGCCAACGCACCGCCGGGGCTCGAGCCGACCGTCGACGAGATCGAAGGGGTCCTCGAGGCGGCGTGGTAG
- a CDS encoding pyrroloquinoline quinone-dependent dehydrogenase — protein MALRNDRAVQAAREIELQETDDGYTLVGGPDEAVTEQHDTDRIPEVDVDQEMLSDTGEDPESWLMYGGSYEQHRATPADVITPENVANLELEYELSVGTGSSMEGTPIVVPGDPPVMYQTNGPNHMKAIDPREGEILWSYTYAVPMGVELCCDDNNRGAAVHGDTVYMTTLDSGVVALDRYTGEERWYTSTADHEEGYSATWAPVVHDGTIYTGSAGGEYGVLGFIAAIDAESGEIQWQTDTLLEDEWVGASREHGCGTSWMTPTIDEEAGVLYTAVANPGPDFDGTVRPGPNFPTCGTISLDLESGEFQWGFQSSPHDVWDYDAVAPRVLIRDVETDDGSMDMVVGSDKTGWVYMMDAESGDLHERSEEICQHINMWEMIPHISEDERVAFVPGAPGGNDWQPPSYNPETGLVYVIHQNYPQDLYWRYEEYSEGNPYWGGGLDDPASEFPDEWNGAITAFAAVDPTTGERVWREWIESEDDHYMWGGSLSTATGLVFNGTQNGTFVAYDGETGDRLWEYEFDVPISASPMSWYDPGEGKQYVAVQVGGSGWLRQGPRGDTLAVFSMED, from the coding sequence ATGGCACTACGCAACGACAGGGCCGTTCAGGCCGCACGCGAGATCGAACTCCAAGAGACCGACGACGGCTATACGCTGGTCGGCGGACCCGATGAGGCGGTCACCGAACAACACGACACCGACCGGATTCCCGAGGTCGACGTCGACCAGGAGATGCTGAGCGACACGGGCGAGGACCCCGAGTCCTGGCTCATGTACGGCGGCAGCTACGAACAACACCGCGCGACGCCGGCCGACGTCATCACGCCGGAGAACGTCGCCAACCTCGAGCTGGAGTACGAGCTGTCGGTCGGGACGGGCTCGAGCATGGAGGGGACGCCGATCGTCGTCCCGGGCGACCCGCCGGTGATGTACCAGACGAACGGGCCGAACCACATGAAGGCGATCGACCCCCGCGAGGGCGAGATCCTGTGGAGCTACACCTACGCGGTCCCGATGGGGGTCGAACTGTGCTGTGACGACAACAACCGCGGGGCCGCCGTCCACGGCGACACGGTCTATATGACGACGCTCGATTCGGGCGTCGTCGCGCTGGACCGCTACACCGGTGAGGAGCGCTGGTACACGAGTACCGCCGACCACGAAGAGGGGTACTCGGCGACGTGGGCACCGGTCGTCCACGACGGGACGATCTACACCGGCAGCGCCGGCGGCGAGTACGGCGTTCTCGGATTCATCGCCGCAATCGACGCCGAGAGCGGCGAGATACAGTGGCAAACCGACACGCTGCTCGAGGACGAGTGGGTCGGTGCGAGCCGCGAACACGGCTGTGGGACGAGTTGGATGACACCGACGATCGACGAGGAGGCGGGCGTCCTCTACACGGCGGTCGCCAACCCCGGCCCCGACTTCGATGGCACGGTACGGCCGGGGCCGAACTTCCCGACCTGTGGAACGATCTCGCTGGACCTCGAGAGCGGCGAGTTCCAGTGGGGGTTCCAGAGCAGTCCCCACGACGTTTGGGACTACGACGCGGTCGCGCCGCGCGTGCTGATCCGGGACGTCGAGACCGACGACGGGTCGATGGACATGGTCGTCGGCTCGGACAAGACCGGCTGGGTGTACATGATGGACGCCGAATCGGGCGATCTCCACGAGCGCAGCGAGGAGATCTGCCAGCATATCAATATGTGGGAGATGATCCCCCACATCAGCGAGGACGAACGCGTCGCGTTCGTCCCCGGCGCACCTGGGGGCAACGACTGGCAGCCGCCGTCGTACAACCCCGAGACGGGACTGGTGTACGTGATTCACCAGAACTACCCGCAGGACCTCTACTGGCGCTACGAGGAGTACAGCGAGGGCAACCCCTACTGGGGCGGCGGGTTGGACGATCCGGCCAGCGAGTTCCCCGACGAGTGGAACGGCGCGATCACGGCCTTCGCGGCCGTCGATCCGACGACCGGCGAGCGCGTCTGGCGCGAGTGGATCGAGAGCGAGGACGACCACTACATGTGGGGCGGCTCGCTGTCGACTGCCACCGGACTCGTCTTCAACGGCACCCAGAACGGCACCTTCGTCGCCTACGACGGCGAGACCGGCGACCGCCTCTGGGAGTACGAGTTCGACGTGCCGATCAGTGCCTCGCCGATGAGCTGGTACGACCCCGGCGAGGGGAAACAGTACGTCGCCGTGCAGGTCGGCGGCAGCGGCTGGCTCCGGCAGGGACCGCGCGGGGACACGCTCGCCGTGTTCTCGATGGAGGACTGA